A single region of the Mycoplasma mycoides subsp. mycoides SC str. PG1 genome encodes:
- the arcC gene encoding carbamate kinase, producing MSKIVIAIGGNALGNSPTEQLEIVKKTAKSLVDFIVQGNDIVIVHGNGSQVGMINNAFDIANKNEVKSPILDFPECGSMSQGYIGYHLQQAIDNELKLRNINKPTVSLITQTLVDKNDAAFSKPTKPIGSFMNESEAKKLAKQNNWNISEDAGRGWRRVIASPKPIDIIEKDAILQLVNNSFIVIAGGGGGIPVYLKDDKLVGIAAVIDKDFAAAKIAEIIDAESLIILTAIDKVMINYKKENQQALDQITLAQAQEYIDQNQFAPGSMLPKVQAVMSFVKKTNGKPAYIGSLEQADKVLQNLSGAKFVK from the coding sequence ATGTCAAAAATTGTAATTGCTATTGGTGGAAATGCTTTAGGTAATTCACCAACTGAGCAATTAGAAATTGTTAAAAAAACAGCAAAATCTTTAGTAGATTTTATTGTTCAAGGTAATGATATTGTCATTGTTCATGGTAATGGGTCTCAAGTTGGAATGATTAATAATGCTTTTGATATTGCAAATAAAAATGAAGTTAAATCTCCTATTTTAGACTTTCCTGAATGTGGGTCTATGAGTCAAGGATATATTGGATATCATCTACAACAAGCAATAGATAATGAATTAAAACTAAGAAATATTAATAAACCTACAGTTAGTTTAATTACTCAAACTTTAGTTGATAAAAATGATGCGGCATTTTCAAAACCAACTAAACCAATTGGATCATTTATGAATGAAAGTGAAGCAAAAAAACTAGCTAAACAAAATAATTGAAATATTTCTGAAGATGCAGGACGTGGTTGAAGAAGAGTAATTGCTTCACCAAAACCAATTGATATTATTGAAAAAGATGCTATTTTACAATTGGTTAATAATTCATTTATTGTGATTGCTGGAGGTGGTGGTGGAATTCCTGTTTATTTAAAAGATGATAAACTAGTAGGAATTGCTGCTGTTATTGATAAAGATTTTGCAGCAGCTAAAATTGCTGAAATAATTGATGCAGAAAGCTTAATTATTTTAACTGCAATTGATAAAGTAATGATTAATTATAAAAAAGAAAATCAACAAGCTTTAGATCAAATAACTTTAGCTCAAGCTCAAGAATATATTGATCAAAACCAATTTGCACCAGGTTCAATGCTTCCAAAAGTACAAGCTGTTATGTCATTTGTTAAAAAAACTAATGGTAAACCAGCTTATATTGGTTCACTAGAACAAGCTGATAAAGTTTTACAAAATCTAAGTGGAGCTAAATTTGTTAAATAA
- the aguA gene encoding agmatine deiminase, protein MSKKMNSTPKKDGFWMPGEWEKHDQCWMIWPERSDNWRLGAKPAQRVFVNVANAIAKYEKVTMLVSHQQFENARNLLDQNVRVIEMSNDDSWMRDVGPTIVKNKDGEIRGVDWVFNAWEGFKGGLYFPWDKDDAIARKVCEICNIDYYRTDFVLEGGSIHTDGDGTLYTTEECLLNENRNPDLTKEQIEENLKEYCGVEKVIWLPLGVYNDETNGHVDNLLNVVSPGHVVLTWTDDTTDPQYERSKLAYDILTNTLDAKGRKIKVTKLHQPGPLFITKEEAEGIDVCDTMSREPEQRMPASYANYYIANNAIILPIFGDKYDDLAVKTLQSVYPNHKIETVMAREILLGGGNIHCITQQQPTTK, encoded by the coding sequence ATGAGTAAAAAAATGAATTCAACTCCTAAAAAAGATGGTTTTTGAATGCCGGGTGAATGAGAAAAACACGATCAATGTTGAATGATTTGACCTGAACGTTCTGATAATTGGAGACTTGGAGCAAAACCAGCTCAACGTGTATTTGTAAATGTAGCCAATGCTATTGCAAAATATGAAAAAGTAACAATGTTAGTTTCTCATCAACAGTTTGAAAATGCTCGTAACCTTTTAGATCAAAATGTTAGAGTAATTGAAATGTCAAATGATGATTCTTGAATGAGAGATGTAGGGCCAACTATTGTTAAAAATAAAGATGGTGAAATTCGTGGTGTTGATTGAGTCTTTAATGCTTGAGAAGGATTTAAAGGTGGGTTGTACTTTCCTTGAGATAAAGATGATGCTATTGCTAGAAAAGTTTGTGAAATTTGTAATATAGATTATTATAGAACTGATTTTGTTTTAGAAGGCGGAAGTATTCACACTGATGGAGATGGAACATTATATACAACTGAAGAATGTTTATTAAATGAAAACCGTAATCCAGATTTAACTAAAGAACAAATTGAAGAAAATTTAAAAGAATATTGTGGTGTTGAAAAAGTAATTTGATTACCATTAGGAGTTTATAATGATGAAACTAATGGACATGTTGATAACTTATTAAATGTTGTTAGTCCAGGTCATGTTGTTTTAACTTGAACAGATGATACAACTGATCCTCAATATGAACGTTCTAAATTAGCTTATGATATTTTAACAAATACTTTAGATGCTAAAGGTCGTAAGATTAAAGTAACTAAATTACATCAACCAGGTCCATTATTTATTACAAAAGAAGAAGCAGAAGGTATAGATGTTTGCGATACTATGTCAAGAGAACCAGAACAAAGAATGCCAGCAAGTTATGCAAATTACTATATTGCAAATAATGCTATTATTTTACCTATTTTTGGTGATAAATATGATGATTTAGCAGTTAAAACACTTCAATCAGTTTATCCAAATCATAAAATTGAAACTGTAATGGCTCGTGAAATTTTATTAGGTGGTGGTAATATTCACTGTATTACTCAACAACAACCAACAACTAAATAA
- a CDS encoding amino acid permease codes for MITWSTGANKAIQEAASDGEFPKIFGTVLKNDSPLWATIITGSVCTVLLIIAGLLSPSGEISEIFWQLYAFSSIIFLLPYLLIFPSFIIIRYKYPDLKRPFKIPGPKWFQWVVVITPMIILCLSIILFLFGEIMVGAKTWELNSGGGYVLFALIGTVICIGIGELLIWWSSYKNKKNLVKGE; via the coding sequence ATGATTACTTGAAGTACAGGTGCTAATAAAGCAATTCAAGAAGCAGCAAGTGATGGAGAGTTTCCAAAAATCTTTGGTACAGTTTTAAAAAATGATTCCCCATTATGAGCAACTATTATTACTGGAAGTGTATGTACAGTGTTATTAATTATTGCAGGTTTATTATCTCCAAGTGGAGAAATTTCTGAAATATTTTGACAATTATATGCATTTTCATCAATTATATTCTTATTACCTTACTTATTAATATTTCCAAGTTTTATTATTATTAGATACAAATATCCAGATCTAAAAAGACCATTTAAAATTCCAGGACCTAAGTGATTCCAATGAGTTGTTGTAATTACTCCTATGATAATTTTATGTTTAAGTATAATTTTATTCTTATTTGGTGAGATTATGGTAGGTGCAAAAACTTGAGAATTAAATTCTGGTGGAGGATATGTTTTATTTGCTTTAATTGGAACTGTGATTTGTATTGGTATTGGTGAACTATTAATATGATGATCTAGTTATAAAAATAAAAAAAACTTAGTCAAAGGAGAATAG
- a CDS encoding APC family permease yields MSKTKKGLRLFDIIAFTFSAVFVLDSFASAAAIGWQSIIYWTLLAFLYFLPYGLITAELGAAYSDNGGIYAWVKNACGNKWAARTNWFYWLNVGLWMSSVYIAFSSTLSKIFFPNSPLSLWTQIGIAIGITWLTVLVGLLNFKYTKWLPNFSSISKLVVTIGLIAAAITWLAQGNPVSTKINDAEYGILPSFSKGIVFLPVIIYNLSGFELGSNTANEMKNPKRDIPLSTILAGVTIVISYIIGTIAVNIILDVKTLDVSNGIIQTIEKVFPEWLTKILGIFTIYFFWKYDYLKYRC; encoded by the coding sequence ATGTCTAAAACAAAAAAAGGTCTAAGATTATTTGACATAATTGCTTTTACATTTAGTGCAGTTTTTGTCTTAGACTCATTTGCTTCAGCAGCAGCAATTGGTTGACAATCAATAATTTATTGAACCTTATTAGCTTTTTTATACTTTTTACCATATGGATTAATTACAGCTGAATTAGGTGCAGCATATAGTGATAATGGTGGAATTTATGCATGAGTTAAAAATGCTTGTGGTAACAAGTGAGCAGCTAGAACTAATTGATTTTATTGATTAAATGTTGGTTTATGAATGTCTTCAGTTTATATTGCATTCTCATCAACATTATCAAAAATCTTTTTTCCAAATTCTCCATTGTCATTATGAACTCAAATAGGTATAGCTATTGGTATAACTTGACTAACTGTTTTAGTTGGATTGCTAAATTTTAAATATACTAAGTGATTACCTAATTTTTCTTCTATTTCAAAACTTGTTGTAACTATTGGTTTAATTGCAGCAGCAATTACTTGATTAGCTCAAGGAAATCCAGTTTCTACAAAAATAAATGATGCTGAATATGGAATCCTTCCATCATTTAGTAAAGGTATTGTCTTTTTACCAGTAATTATTTATAACCTTTCTGGTTTTGAATTAGGTTCAAATACTGCAAATGAGATGAAAAATCCTAAACGTGATATTCCATTATCAACTATTTTAGCTGGAGTAACAATTGTAATTTCTTATATTATAGGAACTATTGCAGTTAATATTATATTAGATGTAAAAACTTTAGATGTTTCTAATGGTATTATTCAAACAATTGAAAAAGTATTTCCAGAATGATTAACTAAAATTTTAGGTATTTTTACTATTTACTTTTTTTGGAAATATGATTACTTGAAGTACAGGTGCTAA
- the ptcA gene encoding putrescine carbamoyltransferase: protein MNKVRHFIDTQDLSKKEIFEIFRLMKMLKEARYCGAVPELLKNKTLAMIFEEPSTRTRVSFEAAMTLLGGHAQYLKPGELHLGVRESLYDTTKVLSHMCDGIMCRALKNETVLNLAKYADVPVLNGLTDYNHPTQAICDVFTMLEYMPATKNLEYEDIKFEDIKVVFIGDRTNVCSSTMHITTKLGMNFVHISPKRYQSPQEWIDIANENIKQANSGSVLVTDDLEQVRGADIVYTDLWWWVDQEDEAEERVKAFKPTYQVTPELMEKAGKQALFMHCLPASRNVEVYDEVIDSDQSIAFEQAENRLTAQMGLLVYYLYPQIDKSSNAVKDYYRGKVEAFMEHQDRSWKQRYTYNNDYAETKNKK, encoded by the coding sequence ATGAACAAAGTTAGACATTTTATAGATACTCAAGATTTGAGTAAAAAAGAAATTTTTGAAATATTTCGATTAATGAAAATGTTAAAAGAAGCTCGTTATTGTGGTGCAGTGCCTGAATTGTTAAAAAACAAAACTCTGGCCATGATATTTGAAGAACCTTCAACTAGAACTCGTGTTTCATTTGAAGCTGCTATGACACTTTTAGGTGGTCATGCTCAATATTTAAAACCAGGTGAACTACACCTTGGAGTTCGTGAAAGTTTATATGATACAACCAAAGTTTTATCACATATGTGTGATGGAATTATGTGTAGAGCTTTAAAAAATGAAACAGTTTTAAATTTAGCAAAATATGCTGATGTTCCAGTTTTAAATGGTCTAACAGATTATAATCATCCAACTCAAGCAATTTGTGATGTATTTACAATGTTAGAATATATGCCAGCAACTAAAAACTTGGAATATGAAGACATTAAATTTGAAGATATTAAAGTTGTCTTTATTGGAGATAGAACTAATGTGTGTTCATCAACAATGCATATTACTACAAAACTAGGTATGAATTTTGTACATATTTCACCAAAAAGATATCAAAGTCCACAAGAATGAATTGATATTGCTAATGAAAACATCAAACAAGCTAATAGTGGATCTGTATTAGTAACTGATGACTTGGAACAAGTTAGAGGTGCTGATATTGTTTATACTGATTTATGATGATGAGTAGATCAAGAAGATGAAGCTGAAGAAAGAGTAAAAGCCTTTAAACCAACTTATCAAGTTACTCCTGAACTAATGGAAAAAGCAGGAAAGCAAGCACTATTTATGCATTGTTTGCCTGCTTCAAGAAATGTAGAAGTTTATGATGAAGTAATAGATTCAGATCAATCAATTGCTTTTGAACAAGCTGAAAACAGATTAACAGCTCAAATGGGTCTGTTAGTTTACTATCTATACCCACAAATTGATAAATCATCAAATGCTGTTAAAGATTATTATAGAGGTAAAGTTGAAGCCTTTATGGAACACCAAGATCGTTCATGAAAACAACGCTACACATATAATAATGATTATGCTGAAACAAAAAACAAAAAATAA
- a CDS encoding ABC transporter ATP-binding protein, with translation MQEKIIEIKNLTKQYNNGYGIFDINLEVNKGEIYGYLGPNGAGKSTTIRHLMGYIKQNKGKALIFNKDCWKHSYKIQPNVGYLPGEINFPEQENGLSYIKFIYKLRKQNNWDYVERLIKYWEFNPNIKIKKMSKGMKQKLGLVLCLMHQPKVLILDEPTTGLDPLIKNKFIQLILKLKQNNTTIFLSSHVFEEVEKLCNKVAIIKNGRIINKLDLDQIKNTNDREYKVTFKDQNIYKDEFLISTNDLLATYKVPINKVNYFFNQLKSYEINLLEEVPFSLENYFLKFYKKEGETE, from the coding sequence ATGCAAGAAAAAATTATAGAAATTAAAAATTTAACTAAACAATATAATAATGGTTATGGAATTTTTGATATTAACTTAGAAGTTAATAAGGGGGAAATTTATGGTTATTTAGGACCAAATGGAGCAGGTAAATCTACAACAATTAGACACTTAATGGGATATATTAAACAAAACAAGGGAAAAGCTTTAATTTTTAATAAAGATTGTTGAAAGCATTCTTATAAGATTCAACCAAATGTTGGTTATTTACCTGGAGAGATCAATTTTCCAGAACAAGAAAATGGATTAAGCTATATTAAATTTATTTACAAATTAAGAAAACAAAATAATTGAGATTATGTTGAAAGACTAATTAAATATTGAGAATTTAATCCAAATATTAAAATAAAAAAAATGTCTAAAGGGATGAAACAAAAACTAGGTTTAGTTTTATGTTTAATGCACCAACCAAAAGTTTTGATTCTAGATGAGCCAACAACTGGACTAGATCCTTTAATTAAAAACAAATTTATTCAATTGATTTTAAAATTAAAACAAAATAACACTACTATTTTTCTAAGCTCTCACGTTTTTGAAGAAGTTGAAAAGCTATGTAATAAAGTAGCAATAATTAAAAATGGTAGAATAATTAATAAATTAGATTTAGACCAAATAAAAAACACTAATGACAGAGAGTACAAAGTTACTTTTAAAGATCAAAATATTTATAAGGATGAATTTTTAATAAGTACAAATGATTTACTAGCAACTTATAAAGTTCCTATTAATAAAGTAAATTACTTTTTTAATCAATTAAAATCATATGAGATTAATCTGCTTGAAGAAGTTCCTTTTTCATTAGAAAACTATTTTTTAAAATTTTATAAAAAAGAAGGAGAAACTGAATAG
- a CDS encoding membrane protein: MKKTVKLTIILLVVAVIYFGYSAWLDGVAIYAIRGVKNDGKDSFFSLMTSTSAWVNNWKTILIEKLGESSEWGKKVAAFNGSTSWTDWVNAINQSGYKLTGFMAPDSLLYTLLSPFKLILVGGVFAMFIPLLKQLLFNTIIRIKSYLKNRDMNVLFNYSKTIEFVENLKTKISEGDFEGVKTAYSSYSSLAFKPVFLTNLMNEIYKTLIKFGDVTVFKNGCISVLESIQEMYLKEKRRAMNNGRGDEMFYDIKRGFEYSSYSSRYFVKYYEAMSKDFKKLGWKIFSIEISRFSLFLLFALLPSILLSGIISGILLKLITENSSNITALVTIGSFIMLWVIFAIIFHGFYIFFKKDYKINKHILIKPAITYYSLLLLAFMTLTAGCVGIAQVGNIAQPFTAPLMTKWFGALAYLVLTTCLVMYALATLVDNYRSGKQLSVKLIVNNIVLPGFIWTITTGANFVALFAKSEQVMEYSSLISGINTLVMVIFWIYLFTAQFLINNLITSKTAKILKQTKVIQK; this comes from the coding sequence ATGAAAAAAACCGTTAAATTAACAATCATTTTATTAGTTGTTGCAGTAATTTATTTTGGTTATTCAGCTTGACTTGACGGGGTTGCTATTTATGCAATTAGAGGTGTAAAAAATGATGGTAAAGATTCATTTTTCTCACTAATGACTTCAACTTCTGCATGAGTTAATAATTGAAAAACTATTTTAATTGAAAAATTAGGTGAAAGTAGTGAATGAGGAAAAAAAGTAGCTGCTTTTAATGGATCAACATCATGAACAGATTGAGTTAACGCCATTAATCAGTCTGGTTATAAATTAACTGGATTTATGGCTCCAGACTCATTATTATATACATTACTAAGTCCTTTTAAACTTATTTTAGTTGGAGGGGTTTTTGCAATGTTTATACCTTTATTAAAACAATTATTATTTAATACAATTATTCGCATTAAATCATATTTAAAAAATAGAGATATGAATGTTTTATTTAACTATAGTAAAACTATTGAATTTGTTGAAAATTTAAAAACAAAAATTAGTGAAGGTGATTTTGAAGGAGTTAAAACAGCTTACTCATCATATTCATCACTAGCATTTAAACCTGTATTTTTAACTAATTTAATGAATGAAATTTATAAAACACTAATTAAATTTGGTGATGTCACAGTATTTAAAAATGGTTGTATTTCAGTACTAGAATCAATTCAAGAAATGTATCTTAAAGAAAAAAGACGTGCAATGAATAATGGAAGAGGAGATGAAATGTTTTATGACATAAAACGTGGATTTGAATACTCTTCTTATAGTTCAAGATATTTTGTTAAATATTATGAAGCAATGTCTAAAGATTTTAAGAAGTTGGGATGAAAAATCTTTAGTATAGAGATTTCTCGTTTTTCATTATTCTTGCTATTTGCTTTACTTCCAAGTATTTTATTATCTGGAATAATTAGTGGTATTTTATTAAAACTAATTACTGAAAACTCTTCAAACATTACTGCTTTAGTTACAATTGGTTCATTTATTATGTTGTGAGTAATTTTTGCAATCATTTTTCATGGATTTTATATTTTCTTTAAAAAAGATTACAAAATTAATAAACATATATTAATTAAGCCTGCAATTACTTATTATTCATTATTATTATTAGCATTTATGACATTAACTGCTGGTTGTGTTGGAATTGCTCAAGTTGGAAATATTGCTCAACCTTTTACAGCCCCATTAATGACTAAATGATTTGGTGCTTTAGCTTATTTAGTGTTAACAACTTGTTTAGTAATGTATGCGTTAGCAACTTTAGTTGATAACTATAGATCAGGAAAACAACTATCAGTAAAATTAATAGTTAATAACATAGTTTTACCTGGATTTATTTGAACAATTACAACTGGAGCTAACTTTGTTGCATTATTTGCTAAATCTGAACAAGTAATGGAATATAGTAGTTTAATTTCTGGTATTAACACTTTAGTAATGGTAATATTTTGAATTTATTTATTTACAGCTCAATTTTTAATTAATAATTTAATTACTTCAAAAACAGCAAAAATTTTAAAACAAACTAAAGTAATTCAAAAATAA
- the leuS gene encoding leucine--tRNA ligase, with the protein MDFSHKAIEKKWQKYWKENNIYKTTNNSEKKAYILDMFPYPSGAGLHVGHIKGYTATDVYSRFKRMQGYDVLHPIGWDAFGLPAEQYALKTGNDPREFTLQNIENFKIQLNKMGFSYDYDKEINTADPNYYKTTQWIFKQLYKKGLAENRDIDVNWCQELGTVLANDEIIEKDGLMVSERGEYPVVKKKMRQWVLKITDYADKLLDGLDNLDWPNSVKELQRNWIGKSEGCEINFKSNDINIPVFTTRADTIFGVTYIVLASENELVLKLTAPEKLEEVKKYIELTANKSEIERKDESRTKTGVFIGSYATNPLTKEQIQIWISDYVLNDYGSGAIMAVPAHDKRDWDFAAKFNLPIKFVIQTKDQSKAFVGEGIHINSEFLNDLDRIQALQVIHDYVDKNNLGKRKINYKLRDWLFSRQRFYGEPFPVLYDKDNNIVLIEDNNLPITLPITDYIKPTNTGESPLANVKNWVNVKIGDKEYKRETNTMPQSAASSWYFIAYILANSKNNLIDLTSDEAKKRLEKWLPVDLYIGGQEHAVGHLLYARFWTHFLYDLGLLPTNEPFKRLFNQGMILGPDNRKMSKSWGNVINPDDVIDTHGADALRLYEMFMGPLDASLPWSFDGLDASLKWLNRCYRMINKIEFSNTNNHKLDYVYNDVVKKVTQMIQELKFNTAISQLMVLVNAIYKEELNTVYKPYIEGFVKMLSLFAPHLSEELWEKLGNNSSVTLQTWPEFDETKIIKNAVVIALQVNGKLRSTIEVEKGTDKETLIKLAQENENIIRFIKDHKNLKYIAVVDRIVNIVIE; encoded by the coding sequence ATGGATTTTTCACATAAAGCTATTGAAAAAAAATGACAAAAGTATTGAAAAGAAAATAACATTTATAAAACTACTAATAATAGTGAGAAAAAAGCTTATATTTTAGATATGTTTCCTTATCCAAGTGGAGCTGGATTACATGTTGGTCATATTAAAGGATATACAGCAACTGATGTTTATAGTAGATTTAAAAGAATGCAAGGATATGATGTTTTACATCCAATTGGTTGAGATGCATTCGGATTGCCAGCTGAACAATATGCTTTAAAAACAGGAAATGATCCTAGAGAATTTACTTTACAAAACATTGAAAATTTTAAAATTCAACTTAATAAAATGGGATTTAGTTATGACTATGATAAAGAAATAAATACAGCTGATCCAAATTACTATAAAACTACTCAATGAATTTTTAAGCAACTTTATAAAAAAGGTTTAGCTGAAAATAGAGATATTGATGTTAATTGATGTCAAGAACTAGGAACTGTTTTAGCAAATGATGAAATTATTGAAAAAGATGGTTTAATGGTTAGTGAAAGAGGAGAATATCCTGTTGTTAAAAAAAAGATGCGTCAGTGGGTTTTAAAAATTACTGATTATGCAGATAAACTTTTAGATGGGTTAGATAATTTAGATTGACCAAATTCTGTAAAAGAATTACAAAGAAATTGAATTGGTAAATCTGAAGGTTGTGAAATTAACTTTAAATCAAATGATATTAATATTCCAGTGTTTACTACTAGAGCTGATACTATTTTTGGAGTAACTTATATTGTTTTAGCTTCAGAAAATGAACTTGTTTTAAAATTAACAGCACCTGAAAAACTAGAAGAAGTTAAAAAATATATTGAACTAACTGCTAATAAATCTGAAATTGAAAGAAAAGATGAATCTAGAACTAAAACAGGTGTATTTATTGGAAGTTATGCAACAAATCCATTAACTAAAGAACAAATTCAAATTTGAATTAGTGATTATGTTTTAAATGATTATGGATCAGGAGCTATTATGGCAGTTCCGGCTCATGATAAAAGAGATTGAGATTTTGCTGCTAAATTTAATTTACCAATTAAATTTGTGATTCAAACTAAAGATCAATCTAAAGCTTTTGTTGGTGAAGGAATACATATTAATTCAGAATTTTTAAATGATCTTGATAGAATTCAAGCTTTACAAGTAATTCATGATTATGTTGACAAAAATAATTTAGGTAAGAGAAAAATTAATTATAAATTAAGAGATTGATTATTTTCAAGGCAAAGATTTTATGGTGAACCTTTTCCTGTTTTATATGATAAAGATAATAATATTGTTTTGATTGAAGATAACAATTTACCAATTACACTTCCAATAACAGATTATATAAAACCAACTAATACTGGTGAAAGTCCTTTAGCTAATGTTAAAAATTGAGTAAATGTAAAAATTGGTGATAAAGAATATAAAAGAGAAACTAACACTATGCCTCAATCAGCAGCATCTAGTTGATATTTTATTGCTTATATTCTAGCTAATTCAAAAAATAATTTAATCGATTTAACTAGTGATGAAGCTAAAAAAAGATTAGAAAAATGACTACCAGTTGATTTGTATATTGGTGGTCAAGAACATGCTGTTGGCCATTTATTATATGCTAGATTTTGAACTCATTTTTTATATGATTTAGGATTATTACCAACAAATGAGCCATTCAAACGTTTATTCAACCAAGGAATGATATTAGGGCCTGATAATAGAAAAATGTCTAAATCTTGAGGAAATGTTATTAATCCAGATGATGTAATAGATACACATGGTGCTGATGCATTAAGATTGTATGAAATGTTTATGGGTCCATTAGATGCTAGCTTACCTTGAAGTTTTGACGGATTAGATGCTAGTTTGAAATGATTAAATCGTTGTTATAGAATGATTAATAAAATTGAGTTTAGTAATACTAATAATCATAAGTTAGATTATGTTTATAATGATGTAGTTAAAAAAGTAACTCAAATGATTCAAGAACTAAAATTTAACACAGCAATTAGCCAATTAATGGTTTTAGTAAATGCAATTTATAAAGAAGAATTAAATACAGTTTATAAACCATATATTGAAGGCTTTGTAAAAATGTTAAGTTTATTTGCTCCACATTTAAGTGAAGAATTATGAGAAAAACTAGGAAATAATTCTAGTGTAACTTTACAAACTTGACCAGAATTTGATGAAACTAAAATAATTAAAAATGCAGTTGTTATTGCTTTACAAGTTAATGGAAAATTAAGATCAACAATCGAAGTTGAAAAAGGAACAGATAAAGAAACTTTAATAAAATTAGCACAAGAAAATGAAAACATTATCAGATTTATTAAAGATCATAAAAATTTAAAATATATAGCAGTTGTTGATCGAATTGTCAATATTGTAATTGAGTAG
- the rpsI gene encoding 30S ribosomal protein S9, translating to MFKDKVIYRGTGRRKSSIAQVILTPGSGLITVNGKPALEFFPYATLVQDLEQPLVATNTLKDFDIIVKVIGGGFTGQAGATRLGIARALLQASEDYRKLLRDQGLLTRDARIKERKKYGLRGARRAPQYSKR from the coding sequence ATGTTTAAAGATAAAGTTATTTACAGAGGAACTGGTAGAAGAAAATCATCAATTGCTCAAGTTATCTTAACTCCTGGATCAGGTTTAATTACAGTAAATGGAAAACCAGCTTTAGAATTTTTCCCATATGCTACTTTAGTTCAAGATTTAGAACAACCATTAGTAGCAACTAATACTTTAAAAGATTTTGATATTATTGTTAAAGTTATTGGTGGAGGATTTACAGGTCAAGCTGGAGCAACTAGATTAGGTATTGCTAGAGCCTTACTACAAGCTAGTGAAGATTATAGAAAACTTTTAAGAGATCAAGGTTTATTAACTCGTGATGCTCGTATTAAAGAACGTAAAAAATATGGTCTACGTGGAGCACGTAGAGCACCTCAATACTCAAAACGTTAA
- the rplM gene encoding 50S ribosomal protein L13, with protein sequence MKQTTMISAKDTNKKWYIVDAENKTVGRLATQVALVLRGKHKVDFTPHINNGDHVIIINAEKAIFSGKKESNKFYYHHSMHPGGLKKRSVEVQRELDATKILERAIRLMLPKNVQGSNQYRALHVFKGSNHPFAAQKPEVLEISTKKGDVK encoded by the coding sequence ATGAAACAAACTACAATGATTTCTGCAAAAGACACTAATAAAAAATGATATATTGTTGATGCAGAAAATAAAACTGTGGGGAGATTAGCAACTCAAGTTGCTCTTGTATTAAGAGGAAAACATAAAGTTGATTTTACTCCACATATTAATAATGGAGATCACGTTATTATAATTAATGCTGAAAAAGCAATTTTTTCTGGAAAAAAAGAATCTAATAAATTCTACTATCACCATTCAATGCATCCTGGTGGATTGAAAAAAAGAAGTGTTGAAGTTCAAAGAGAACTAGATGCTACTAAGATTTTAGAAAGAGCTATTAGATTAATGCTTCCAAAAAACGTTCAAGGTTCAAACCAATACAGAGCTTTACATGTATTTAAAGGTTCAAATCACCCATTTGCTGCACAAAAACCTGAAGTTTTAGAAATTTCAACTAAAAAAGGAGACGTTAAATAA